CAGGAACTCGCGCATCAGCCGGGCGGTCCACTCGTTGTCGGCGGCCGAGCGGAGCAGGGCCACCGCCGCCGCTCCGGCCGGCGAGTCCCACACCCCGAGGAACGTGCGGACCAGCCGTTCACCGGTCCCGTCCGGGTCACCGACCAGGACGGCGGGCAGGAGCGCGGCCGGGTCCACCGGGATGTCGATGGTGGCCCGGAACAGCTCCTCCTTGCTGCCGAAGTAGTGGTGTACCAGGGCCGGGTCGACCCCGGCGGCGGTGGCGATCTGCCGGATCGGGGTCGCGTCGAAGCCGCGTTCGGCGAAGGCCGACCGGGCGGCGGTGAGGATCGCCTCGCGGGTGTCCGGGTTGCCGGGGCGGCGGCCGGTGCGTCGGGTCACCGGGGTCACCCGCTGCGCCGGCGCAGGGTGGCCGCCGCCAGTACCAGGGCCGCCAGTGCCGCGCCGGCCACGATCGCCATGTCCCGCCACATCAGGCCGGTGGGTTCGGCGTGCGCGCCGACCTCCTGGAGGGCCTCCACCGCGTACGACAGGGGCAGCACGTCGCTGACCGCCTGGAGCCAGCCGGCCATCTGCCCGCGGGGGACGAACAACCCGCACAGCAGCAGTTGCGGGGCGACCACCACCGGCATGAACTGCACCGCCTGGAACTCCGTCCGGGCGAACGCGCTGCACAGTAGCCCCAGCGCGACGGCCAGCACCGCGTTCACCGCGGCGATCCCGACGACCAGCCCGGCGGATCCGGCCGTGGTGAGCCCGAGCAGCTGGTA
Above is a window of Micromonospora rifamycinica DNA encoding:
- a CDS encoding TetR/AcrR family transcriptional regulator, whose amino-acid sequence is MTRRTGRRPGNPDTREAILTAARSAFAERGFDATPIRQIATAAGVDPALVHHYFGSKEELFRATIDIPVDPAALLPAVLVGDPDGTGERLVRTFLGVWDSPAGAAAVALLRSAADNEWTARLMREFLVTQVLRRVLDHLDLPPAELPMRGALVATQMIGLAMMRYVIRLEPVASATPDTLAATLGPTIHRYLTAPLPPPTP
- a CDS encoding ABC transporter permease, which translates into the protein MNPTILAATTGRILRQLRHDRRTVALLVVVPTVLLTLVYYMYADQPAPPGRPAPFDRVALVMLGFFPFIIMFLVTSIAMLRERTSGTLERLLTTPLGKLDLLFGYGIAFGLAGVVQSTVAAAAAYQLLGLTTAGSAGLVVGIAAVNAVLAVALGLLCSAFARTEFQAVQFMPVVVAPQLLLCGLFVPRGQMAGWLQAVSDVLPLSYAVEALQEVGAHAEPTGLMWRDMAIVAGAALAALVLAAATLRRRSG